The Arachis ipaensis cultivar K30076 chromosome B03, Araip1.1, whole genome shotgun sequence region ATCTTCTCGTGATGTCCTAgtgtccaacaatctatattgcttggCAGATAATGGAGAAAGATGTGCTCTTAAGGTAGTTGTAGAACTTGATCTTGAAGATGTAGTGAACATTGTCGGGGTTGGAAGTGATACTGTTATCGAGAATATTGAGGTGTATGCTTTTGGTGGGCAAAGTGGAGAGCAGGTGGGTATACTAGTCATAGATATTTGAAAAGTGTGTGGtccatgacatgttgaggtaggtgTGAGTGTGACACGCGTGACACTTACACCATGGCTTGATCTTAGAGTTGAAGAGGAGGAAGGAGAAGATGGATCGGAGAAGAAGACTATGAAGGTGAAGAAAGAGAGTATGAATGTTAATGTTATAcgagatatgatggaaattggGGGAGAACGGTGTCATTTCCGAACAGAGGGGTCAGAGATCATTTTGTTCTCTGTTAGAGTTATTAAGGACCattttgtcctccgttagagttgacggagCAAATGACCTAAGTGTCTGACGGAGTTAATTGTTAGAGAccaatcaaataattaattttaggggataagtatgattttggtccctaaagtaggggccaaaaatttatttcgtccctcgGCTTTTTTTCGCAACAAAAAGGTCCCTTAGGTTCCGGTTGGGATTATGCACAGCAAATGGTTGGGTACCCAGTTTAAGAAGAAAGTTGAATCCAACCCAAAGATCAAGGTGAAGGAGCTAGTTGCAAAGGCTCACAAAAAATGGAACTTGACTGTTACCAAGGCAATGGCAGCTAAGACAAAACATGAAGCTTTGAGTCAGATACAGGGGGCCTTTAGGGAGCAGTACAAGCGAATAAATGACTACTGCCATGAACTCCTAAGAACAAACCCAGGTTCCACAGTGATTCTCAAGGTTATTAGATCACCAGATTTTGCTCAAGAGAGACAGAATGCAGAACTGATGAACTATTGTGTCTTCCAAAGAATGTATGTATGCTTTGAGGCTTGCAAGAAAGGTTTTCAACACTGCAGAAGGTTCATTGGGCTGGACGGTTGCTTCTTGAAAACCCCCCAAGGTGGACAACTGTTGACTGCAGTCGGAAGAGATCCAAATGACCAGATTTTCCCCTTAGCGTATGCGGTTGTGGAGGCGGAGAATAAGGACTCTTGGGTATGGTTTCTGCGTCACCTGTCCGATGACTTAGGCCCACACAATATTGCAAAGTGCACGTTTATGTCTGATCAGCAAAAGGAAACTCACAATATATCAGCCTTTCACAAGTTGTCcttgaatttattttaataaatgaaGTAACAATTTGAAATCTTACCTAACTGTAAACAGGGCTTATTGCCGGTGTTTGAGGAGGTCATTCCAGGTGTGGATAACAGGTTCTGTGTCAGGTATCTCTACAGCAACTTTAGGAAGAAGTTTCCTGGTTTAGAGCTAAAGAACAAGATGTGGAGGTGTGCTAAAGCAAGTCATTGGCAGATCTGGGAGAAGGAAATGAAAACTTTGCGACTTCTGAATGAGGGAGCATTTAGACATCTGAATGGCATTCCACCAAGGTTCTGGTCAAGATCCAGGTTTACCTTCCTATCTAAATGTGACAATCTTGTTAATAATATGAGTGAGAGTTTCAATTCTGTGTTAGTAGAAGCAAGAGAGAAACCAATTGTGAGCATGTTAGAGGATATTAGGATTTACATGATGACTAGATGGGCTGCAAATAGGGAAAGGGTTCTTAATTATCCAGGAAACATTATGCCAATGATTTGTAAGAAATTAGAGAAACGGGCAAGCTTAGCTAGGGACTGGAGGCCTTACTGGTCATCTGCTAGCCAATACGAGGTCATGAGTGGTCTAGATAAGTATGTTGTGGATTTGGCAGCTGGTGAATGTTCTTGCAGGAATTGGCAACTTAGTGGGATTCCTTGTCCTCATGCCATCAGCTGCATCACCTTCAAGGGCCTTAATTTGGAGTCATATGTGGATGAATGCTACAAGAAGGAGGCTTACATCAGGTGCTACGAGGCGGTGATACACCCTGTAAACGGCCCGGAGCTATGGGAGAGGACTCAATATGATGATGTCATCCCACCTCCTTACAGGAGGCCAAGCCACAGACCggtgaagaagaggaaaagaggGGCTGCAGATGAAGACTTTAGAAGCCAGACTCATATGTCACGGAGGGGAGAAGTCCAAAGATGCTCTAACTGTGGTGGAGTTGGACACAAGAAAAGCGGCTGCAGCCTTCCTAAGAAGAGGGTAAGAGGGTTTGTGATATGCTATTCTAGGGTTCAACTAGCATCATGATTGCCAACTATATAAGTTTACTACTATATGATATGTGTGTTACTTTCTATATGATTTACATAATTATTGTAGGCCCAAAGTTCAACCAACAGAGCTAAGAAGAATGCAGCTAAGCTGGCACCTGGTCAGACAGCTTGGGGAGGGAGAAAGAGGACTACTACACCATCACCATCCAATCTGCCAGCATCTCATACCAGGAAAAACCCCACAAGGCCCAAGAAACGTGAAGCCCGGCCCACCACAGAAGCACCTCAGCCCAAGAAGGCTTCCACCAAGCCCAAGAAAGCTTCCAATCAGCCCAACATCCTGGCCCAGCCCAAGAACAAGGCTGCATCTTCTGCAACCTCCACCAGCAACAAACAGCCTCCTAGCCAGCCATCTGTGAGGAAGAAGCCCTTTTCTGTCATTCAATGCAGTGCACCTCATCTACCCATGCAAAAGCTGAGGTTGATGGCCAAGTTACCCCCATCTCAGTGGGGAAATCTTTAGGATTAGAGTGTGAAATTTTCTGTGACTCTTGTGTTAATGTTTTGCAAGAAGTGTTTTTAATTTTGGTATTGGATATTTACATTAAGAACTTTACCTTAGTTACATTAGTTTGAGTACTGTATTTTGGTATTAAGTGCCTGAGGACACTTGCAGTGTTGCTTCTCTGTTTTTTGGTACTAGGCATGTGGAGCCAAAGACAAAATATTTGTGTATGTTTTAACTAGTCATCAAATGAAATATTGCATTACTAATTACTGAATTTCTAGATCTTCTATTGAATGCTTTTCTGCTTTGCTCATAAACTACTTTTACATTACAAAATAAAACAGGTCCACTATCAAAGAAGGTGACAATTTGGGCAACATTACACAACacttttcttcattagttcaaacACTTTCAAAGTTGCTACAAACCTAAACCACTGTAACATCAGAGAATACCCTCAAACTCTACCCACACAACACAGTAAACCTCATAACATTCCCTACCAAATCATCTATAACCTAAGTGCATTCCATTCGGCTGCTTCAAGTTGTAATGATTCTGCAGGAATAAGAACAGAAACCCCACCCACCCAGCAAAACATAGAGCAGCCACAACCCAAAGCTTCGTCTCCAACTCCTTCAATCTTGCCTTTAATTTCGTTATCTTTCTCCTATTTCTTGCAAATTCAACCTCTTCCTGAACAGCTCCAGGTTCCGGATCTGCCCATCTGAAGAAATCACACCCATCCTGAACCTAGTGCAAGCCACAGAAACATATGAAGAAATCTCAAATTCTCAGACCCACAATAGCAAAATAGGAAGAACACTTTACCTCATAGTATACACAACCCCAAAATCTTCGTCCAGGGTTATCCTTCGTCGATGAAATTCGCAAAACCGGCCTCTCACCATGGCCACAGAGCAACTCCTTTGCATTTGAACGAAAACGTGAGGCTCTTGAGCTCTGGGAAGCCATGGACGCCACTGACTCCTAAACCCTAGCCGTCGACCTTCAGCAGCAAGTCTCGTCGTTATTCCTCCCTCCCCTGCACCtcattttctttcactttcttgaTTTAATCcttctattattatttatttatattaattaatgtTTCCCATATCCGTTAAAAAATGGTCGTAACGAAATCCAACAACCACAGGGTTAAAATCGTCAgagggacgattttaaaacaaaccggAACCTAAGGGACCTTTTTGTTGCGAAAAAAAGCCaagggacgaaataaatttttggcccctactttagggaccaaaatcatacttatcccttaattttagttaaaaactAAAGTGTCTAATCCGAAATTTTTTGAGAACCAAAATAGATATATATTCACATATTaaaaaagtttttatttaaaatataaaaaatttaagttttcgAAATATTTGTCtttcatttattaaattaaaaacttcCACTATTCGTGATTTATCATTTGTCCTTAGAAGCTCATATTAGTTTAACgttaagttaaataaaataactttatactattatctctttaATGTTACTCAAAAAGTCTTCTACTTCATTAAATATCATTAACTTAACCAGATACTGTATTTAGCCACACTTTGtttttatacttttcttttttaaaaaaattagttgtCCTTTTTAATTAAAACGATTATTAATTAAGTTTTGTTGAAAATGTAATCAATTAAAAGAAGACGATCAAAATATTCTTAATGCTAActctttttatcaatttttttcttttaacttttttttatttaataatagaaAGCATGATAagtaaaatttaattaataattttttgaaattagaaagtgATACttaatttataacaaaaaaaaaaattcaatataaaacagAGAACGTATTatttagggttaagtatgattttagtCCCCAACGTAGAAGTTGAAAATCAATTtcgtccccaacttttttttGCTATAAAATGGTTCCCAaagttttagtttgttttaaaattatcCTTCGGACGAATACCCATCCCttccctcttcttcctcaacacccctcttcttcctcaacattAACTAGAAGTAGAAGCAGATGCACAACTACAGAAACAAAAGCAGGCAACAATAGATAACAATCAGcaggacaacaacaacaataataatggaTAATGGAATTAGAGCGACAACAAAAACAAAACTAGAAGtagaaacaaaaatagaaacagCAAAAACAGAAGCAACCaaagcatcaacaacaacaatggaataAAAGGAATAAATAGAAGCTACCAGAagcatcatcaacaacaacaacaatagaatcctttaaatctgaaaaattaaagaaaaaagaataaaaaattaaaacagaagAAAAGGGTTGCGGCGATGGTGGTGGAGGAGGGACTGCGGTGGTGAACGACGATGTGGAGGAGGAGGGGTTGCGACGGTGGTGGAGGAGGAGGGGTTGCGGTGCTATGGAGGGTTTCGTTcctctcctctttctctctccctctacTCTCTCCTCTCTTGCCATTAGTGTAGAGAGCAGTGGCGGATCACAGGCGGCAGGACGGCGGTGCGGCGGTGCAGCTNNNNNNNNNNNNAGagataatttggtaataaaaaaataaaattgatgaaaaagacaattttaaaacaaactgaaataaTCTTGGGGactattttgtaacaaaaataaaaaaatcggaGACGAAATCGATTTTCGGCCTCTACATtgggggaccaaaatcatacttaaccctattatttcacaaaaaaaatctttaatttattaaatgtGACACCTAATGTAGTAATTAGTGTAATTTGGTAAAAtctaaataaaaatgtttgataataaaaaaatattattaaaaaattatcaaattttattattttttattttatttaatatattctataataaataaatattaaataagataaatttaattAGTTGAGTTAATTGTTTTTTTCCGTCTTCGAACATTAAACTTCCCTATAAATAGCTGCCATTTCTCGCCATGAAGGACTGTACCTGCATCCAACAACAACATACCCAGACTCTCTgagtctctttctctctcccactCTCACAATCCACACAACACTACATATATCTTAGCTACCTCATTACCAAAGATGCCTTCAGAAAACGCAGCCACATCCAACCGTAGTCACCATCAAGCTTTCCAAATGGAAGCACTGGCCATGGATGACTCCAAATTCTATGATGACGATGGCCGTGTCAAACGAACTGGTACAagaaaaacaaattataatttaattcatCCCATCATTAATTGACCTGATgatttataatttcaatcttGCATAtacaatattaataatataaGTATAATAAACGAGAGGGGGCATGCATGCATATGCATGTATGTGTATGTGTATGTGGCCATGTGCATATGCAGGAAGTGTGTGGACTGCAAGCTCGCACATAATAACAGCAGTGATAGGATCTGGGGTTCTATCTTTGGCTTGGGCCATTGCTCAGTTAGGTTGGCTTGCTGGCCCTGCCGTCATGATCTTGTTCTCTTTCGTCACTCTCTACACTTCCTCCCTTCTTTCTCAGTGTTACCGCAGCAGCGACCCCATCTCCGGCAAGAGAAACTACACTTACATGGACGCTGTTCGCTCCATTCTCGGTATCTAATTAACTACCACATTTATTTTCTTTGGGCTATGCTATATATATACCGAAGTCAAACATTTTGGTTtacgaataatattttttattttgttttatcatGCATGCCTAGGTagcttaattaattaaaactaGCAGGGCTGCAtcgttttatttaattttctgcttaaggaaaagaaaagatatttCATGTCGGTTGGTAAAAAGTTATGAGTTAAATTTTGATGGGAAAAAATGAATAAATATTGGTGACCATGCATGGCAAGATAGATGGTCTTCTGTGGCTGAATGCATGTATATATTGTGTTGGCAATAATGGCAGGTGGAGTGAACGTTAAGCTATGTGGGATGTTTCAGTACCTGAACCTGCTGGGAATCGTAGTAGGATACACAATTGCGGCTTCTATTAGCATGATGTCAGATTAATTTTACATTCTAATTTCCATATATATTCATCATAATTTAATTGGTTTGTGACAGTTGATGGGTTACATACATACAGGGCAATCAAGAAGTCAAATTGTTTCCATAGCAGCGGGGACAAAGGGCCATGCCACGAGTCAAGCAGCCAATACATCATGATATTTGGGATAATAGAGATTTTCCTTTCACAGATTCCAGACTTTGATCAAATATGGTGGCTTTCAACAGTTGCTGCAGTCATGTCTTTCACATATTCCATAATCGGTCTCTCTCTTGGGATTGCCAAAGTTGCAGAAAGGGGTAGTTTCAAGGGATCCCTCATAGGAATCAGTGTTGGAGCTGTCTCAGAGGCCCAAAAGATATGGAGAACTTCCCAAGCTCTTGGTGATATTGCCTTTGCATATTCATATGCTGTTGTTCTCATTGAAATTCAGGTACACCCACACCCCTCTGGCCCTCTCTTCATTCAATGAATTGAATTCTGATTGATGTAATTAATATCTCTGACAACATAACAGGACACCCTGAAATCCCCACCATGTGAAGCAAAAACAATGAAGAAGGCTACAAAGATTAGCATTGCAGTAACCACAACGTTCTACATGCTTTGTGGGTGCATGGGGTATGCTGCTTTTGGAGATGCAGCACCGGGGAACCTGCTCACTGGTTTTGGTTTCTACAACCCATATTGGCTGGTAGACATTGCTAATGCCGCAATAGTGATCCACCTTGTGggtgcataccaagtgtttgcgCAACCAATCTTTGCATTTGTGGAGAAATGGGCGGCGCAAAGATGGCCCAACATTAACAGGGATTTCAAAGTCCCGATTCCGGGTCTTCCCCCGTACAAACTAAGCCTGTTTAGACTGAGTTGGAGGACAGTGTTTGTTATGCTTACAACTGTCACGTCCATGTTGCTTCCTTTCTTTAACGACATAGTGGGAGTGATTGGAGCAATGGGGTTTTGGCCTTTGACGGTTTACTTTCCGGTGATGATGTACATTAAACAGAAGAATATAGCAAGATGGAGTGCCAAATGGATAACGCTACAGATGTTCAGTATGGCATGCCTAATGGTATCACTTATTGCTGCTGTTGGTTCTCTTGCTGGTGTCTTGCTTGACCTAAAGAAATACAAACCATTCCAATCTGACTACTAGTTAAGCTCTAATGTGGGCAGTCATGGATTTGGTTCGGGTTTTCTTGTACTTTGCACTGTTATCTAATACATCAATGAAGGAAAATGGGTTTCCTGTCGGTCACCCTCATTAAGCATGTTGTATATTAAATTGACATGTTATATTTCCTCACGAGTCACTCCAGTCCAGAAGCAAACGTCAAATTGAACAGCAGAGTTACAACAATGAAATAATTATAAAACGTAGAAAGATGACTTTGGCTTGAAAAGTAATTCGACAAGGCAACAGATCCAACACAATGCTGACAGTCAATTTAGTTTCATGAAATGCAGAAGCTCGGGCTGAGATCCTTGCATAAATCATATAATTCACAAAATCGTATATATTCCTGAGAGATCGTACTATATCACaacaaagaagagagaaagaatttggaaaggaaaaaaaaaaatgcTCTTGAGCCCTCACTAAAATTAGGGATAATGATTAATgaataataaaattgataatgATATTTTACATCAACAAAACATGCTACAATGNNNNNNNNNNNNNNNNNNNNNNNNNNCGATCCCATTGAAGAGAAGGCAGCGGGAAAGTAATACTTCTCCATAGATACACTATAACTTCAATCAAAACAAATGTGCAGTGATCGAGGGAGACGGCTGAAACAGCGTTGTGGTCTCCTCTCAATATAATCGTTGAACAAAATGCCTCAAGTAGATGCTTTCATCAGAGATTAGAAAAGCTCCTCAGAATTGAATTTATTCCAAGCCTCCTGTTATAAATAAATcatcaaactttcaggcaacataTGAAGGTATGTACGTTCAGGACTAGAAAATAGATTGTATGAACTGCTGAAACTTTCAGGAATTCAGCACTTTatacataataaaaataaaatgtatgTCATGAGACAACTCTTCTTCAACTGAGTGTGAGTGGGGGAAATGTATCAAGTGAGAGGACTGGTTTAATGTGAGCGGCACGCACAAATCTAAGGGCATATAAACCATACATGGATGATGGTGATcagaattaaaaattgttaaaaggtCATGTGATCACTCAAAAAACCACATAAACGGCCAGGGTATCCTTTTATTGCCTAATATTAAATCAAAACTGCAAACATAAAAGTGTATGGGTTTCAGTTTCACACATTTTACAAAATCCATATTCAACAACTGCCTACTGAGGAAGTCCGGTGATCACAAACTATGTTGAAACCCACTTTTAGAAACCACTTAATCATGATAGCAGTCCATAATCAACATTCAGAAAACCATTGATTGCCACCGGCTACCAAATACTATTTCTTCTTATAAAGCATTCAAGTTGCATATAGAAGTTACAGTAAATGGCCTAAAATACCTTGAGTAGATCAAACACCTTCTCTGCTATATATTTCTGCTGAAGAGTGGCACCCTTCTGCTGCACTTTATCAGGATGAATACACAATGTAGCTTTTCTATATGCTTTTTTAACTGCAGCTCCTGTTATCAAATCAGTCAAAGAAACTGGCTGCCAACCACATTCAGGCCACAACACCTGAACATTGTTCACGAAGAAAACTAGTTAACATCTGccaaaattttggaggaaaaaaaacCAACACCTAGATACCGCAAATTCACAGGTTGAATCCTACAATACTTAAATAAAtggattatcttttttttttttttttgggggggggAAGGGGGGGGGTCTAAGAGAACAGGTTCTTTTACTTCTACTCATGTTACCGCAGGATTGACTTTAACAGAAGAAGTGCACATTATAAGCTTCTGAAAAATGAAAATCAATCTTGCCTCCCAGGGATGTGGTACGCTAGTTAGTAGTTGATTGTAAATTGCTTGTTTGCTACTGAGGTTGACGTTTATAACCAAAAATTGCTAGAGTGGTCTACCTTTACCAAGCAGTAACACTTGAAAATTATACAATCAACAAGACAGTATGAGAATAAGGACATCATGTACATCTCGGCCTAGGGTGGTAGATTGATGACAAATGTGTGAGAAAATGTACATCCAAAATTACAAAGATCCACCGttcaatttcaaagaatttgtaCTCAAGAATTCTAAAGGAAGAAATAAACAGGTTATTTAAGACTAGAATACTATATACTTCTTGGCATTACATGGATCTAACAAAAACATATCAAATTATTCAGTGTGTGTGCAATAAGTACATACATATTGTAAGGTGGagagcaaaaaataataataataataataataataataataaatatttgaaaacTATAATCAATGGAAAGAGAAATTTAAAGGGCATAATTTTTCTAGACGCAAACAAGCAGAGcaaaaccataatttcattcatcattaaattaaatattaaatatataaaagtaaacaGGAATACTGGCTGACAAGGACCACGTTACAGCCATCTCTATCCGATCTGCATCTATATATTTAGTGACTTCTGAaaaatggattttttttaaaatgcaGAACATGGACGAAGGCGAAATAGGTGTACATATGCACCATAGTACTGGTGCATGTAAGTAAACAGGAACAAGATGAAAAAAGAAACTACTTACATGTCTTTCAGCTTGCTCTCTTTGAGTTTGCAGGTCGCGTTGATTCTTCTCGGCCAAAGCTTTTGCCTAATATAAAATGTCAACAGTCATAACATATGCAGATTATTCTTCACCTATTCTTTATATCAAGAAATACTAAAAGGGAATGAAATCAAGGAAACAAACATGTAAACACATACCTGACGCTCTTGAGTCCTCTGGTGGCGTTCCAACCTGGCTCTTCGCCTTTCTTCAGTTTCCCCTTCAACTTCTTGAAATTCTCCAGATGACGGAGCAGCTTCAGACCATAAAAGAGAATGACAAAAAGAGTGATGAACTAAGCAATGGCAGCTGAAAATGTAAACCACTTTTGCATCAATAACCAATGTACTGGAACCACAAATCTACCTCCGAAAATTGAAGAAAGATCATCAACAATATTAGTGGATGATGATGCTTTCTTCATGTTTGAAGATGCACCAGCAGATTTCCTTGTTATATCTGActgaaattgattttcaaatagaGAGTCCTGTAAACAAACAGCTTCAGAAAACTTCATAACAAAATTTGCAATAGTATAACACTGAATTTAACATGCATGTTATTCCtacatttattttttatataaatcataaaaaaataaacttaTACTTCATTAACTACAAGTCATTGTTTTtaaacattttcattttgtttttaaccttttttttttccacGGTATCCTCTAGTCCGATAGGCCAAGGACTAATCCGCCGCGGATCTGAGCTTCCATTTAAGAGTTTGCCGCtagccaatgggttgctgcatgcacaaggcggaatTCGAAcctcgacacttgcttaagcgattttttgtttttaactaactcTAACATCCTATCTTACAGGAGAAATTTTGCATGACGGTATGGGACGAATTGTGAAAGATAAATTTTGCTATTATTTGTTACAGTATAAGTACAGAACTCTAGACAATgttcaaaaagaaaaaaggtaCTCACTGA contains the following coding sequences:
- the LOC107633566 gene encoding uncharacterized protein LOC107633566, with translation MHSKWLGTQFKKKVESNPKIKVKELVAKAHKKWNLTVTKAMAAKTKHEALSQIQGAFREQYKRINDYCHELLRTNPGSTVILKVIRSPDFAQERQNAELMNYCVFQRMYVCFEACKKGFQHCRRFIGLDGCFLKTPQGGQLLTAVGRDPNDQIFPLAYAVVEAENKDSWGLLPVFEEVIPGVDNRFCVRYLYSNFRKKFPGLELKNKMWRCAKASHWQIWEKEMKTLRLLNEGAFRHLNGIPPRFWSRSRFTFLSKCDNLVNNMSESFNSVLVEAREKPIVSMLEDIRIYMMTRWAANRERVLNYPGNIMPMICKKLEKRASLARDWRPYWSSASQYEVMSGLDKYVVDLAAGECSCRNWQLSGIPCPHAISCITFKGLNLESYVDECYKKEAYIRCYEAVIHPVNGPELWERTQYDDVIPPPYRRPSHRPVKKRKRGAADEDFRSQTHMSRRGEVQRCSNCGGVGHKKSGCSLPKKRAQSSTNRAKKNAAKLAPGQTAWGGRKRTTTPSPSNLPASHTRKNPTRPKKREARPTTEAPQPKKASTKPKKASNQPNILAQPKNKAASSATSTSNKQPPSQPSVRKKPFSVIQCSAPHLPMQKLRLMAKLPPSQWGNL
- the LOC107633567 gene encoding uncharacterized protein LOC107633567, whose protein sequence is MASQSSRASRFRSNAKELLCGHGERPVLRISSTKDNPGRRFWGCVYYEVQDGCDFFRWADPEPGAVQEEVEFARNRRKITKLKARLKELETKLWVVAALCFAGWVGFLFLFLQNHYNLKQPNGMHLGYR
- the LOC107630928 gene encoding amino acid permease 4; translated protein: MPSENAATSNRSHHQAFQMEALAMDDSKFYDDDGRVKRTGSVWTASSHIITAVIGSGVLSLAWAIAQLGWLAGPAVMILFSFVTLYTSSLLSQCYRSSDPISGKRNYTYMDAVRSILGGVNVKLCGMFQYLNLLGIVVGYTIAASISMMAIKKSNCFHSSGDKGPCHESSSQYIMIFGIIEIFLSQIPDFDQIWWLSTVAAVMSFTYSIIGLSLGIAKVAERGSFKGSLIGISVGAVSEAQKIWRTSQALGDIAFAYSYAVVLIEIQDTLKSPPCEAKTMKKATKISIAVTTTFYMLCGCMGYAAFGDAAPGNLLTGFGFYNPYWLVDIANAAIVIHLVGAYQVFAQPIFAFVEKWAAQRWPNINRDFKVPIPGLPPYKLSLFRLSWRTVFVMLTTVTSMLLPFFNDIVGVIGAMGFWPLTVYFPVMMYIKQKNIARWSAKWITLQMFSMACLMVSLIAAVGSLAGVLLDLKKYKPFQSDY